In Candidatus Poribacteria bacterium, a single genomic region encodes these proteins:
- a CDS encoding TolC family protein, protein MNKKLTALAVCLFLSIAGVVSAQRLVSLQPERAIALALQNNETVKKAEKVVERAKANLRVSKAVYLPQVGLTGEYQRQKDGDIEDRDYLTRAQASMLFAQFGEIPQGLDAAQEEVRKAEIEYERAKKEIVYAVRNLWHNIILTQEEIKERGAIAVELEKKLEGTKIEQTQRRIPFLRQLNTELELSEQQLALNELQRQLDVDTAELISLTGLDPLAQVVLSRPLPDDDVTLEAAVELAITNSLDLRDLQGDMLRQERLAGETIWNRFPELSAEARYKDLSVLLEQQAGNQTWDAKAIYDPVILDRERDGASLFETNPRTQDGWELGFKFNIPLYDGNKTKNLRSREVAELERMQLEYVEKTKLIRVEVRRDYREVANARERMEIEEKRVRIFEQQLRTIERVLDEVTVEIPGYQGLTYNDAFQAQAQFTEAQRVYYQTRRDHARAKEKLRETMEWIE, encoded by the coding sequence ATGAACAAAAAGTTGACGGCACTTGCAGTGTGTCTGTTTCTCAGTATTGCGGGTGTCGTCTCAGCACAACGCCTTGTCTCACTTCAGCCAGAACGCGCAATAGCACTCGCTTTACAAAACAACGAAACAGTCAAAAAAGCAGAGAAAGTTGTCGAGCGCGCCAAGGCAAACCTCCGTGTCTCTAAAGCTGTTTACCTCCCACAGGTCGGACTCACCGGCGAATATCAAAGACAGAAAGATGGCGACATCGAAGACAGAGACTATCTCACTCGCGCACAAGCGAGCATGCTCTTTGCGCAATTCGGTGAAATCCCGCAAGGTCTTGATGCCGCACAGGAAGAGGTTCGCAAAGCCGAAATTGAATACGAACGCGCCAAGAAGGAGATCGTCTACGCTGTTCGGAATCTCTGGCATAATATTATTCTCACGCAAGAAGAAATTAAAGAACGGGGTGCGATTGCGGTGGAACTCGAAAAGAAATTAGAAGGCACAAAAATTGAACAGACCCAAAGGCGGATTCCATTTCTCAGGCAACTCAACACAGAATTGGAACTCTCAGAACAGCAACTCGCACTCAACGAACTCCAACGACAACTCGACGTGGATACCGCTGAACTCATCAGTCTCACTGGACTTGACCCACTTGCACAGGTTGTCCTTTCGCGCCCCCTTCCAGACGACGATGTAACGCTCGAAGCTGCCGTTGAACTCGCAATCACCAATAGTCTTGACCTTCGCGACTTACAAGGCGATATGTTGCGTCAAGAACGTCTCGCCGGAGAGACTATCTGGAACCGCTTCCCTGAACTCTCTGCTGAAGCACGCTATAAGGATCTCAGTGTGCTCCTGGAGCAACAAGCAGGTAACCAGACGTGGGACGCAAAAGCCATCTATGATCCGGTGATACTTGACCGTGAACGAGATGGCGCGAGTCTCTTTGAGACAAATCCACGCACCCAAGATGGATGGGAACTGGGTTTTAAGTTCAACATCCCGTTATACGATGGAAATAAGACGAAGAACCTTCGCTCCCGAGAAGTCGCAGAACTTGAGCGAATGCAGCTCGAGTACGTCGAAAAAACAAAGTTAATCCGTGTAGAGGTGCGACGGGACTACCGTGAGGTGGCAAATGCAAGAGAACGGATGGAAATTGAAGAAAAGCGGGTGAGAATTTTCGAGCAACAGTTACGGACGATTGAACGCGTGCTGGATGAAGTCACCGTCGAAATCCCCGGTTACCAAGGTCTAACCTACAACGATGCGTTTCAAGCACAAGCACAATTTACAGAGGCACAACGCGTCTATTATCAAACCCGCCGAGATCATGCAAGGGCAAAGGAAAAACTCCGAGAAACAATGGAGTGGATTGAATAG
- a CDS encoding ABC transporter permease gives MHTLWLIIQREFVSNVLTSRFMIGFIVCLLSTAVAVFVQVDDYEKRLAGYNTAIREAQEETRTWELYVDIKPKAHRKPNLLGIFNVGTENFGANTVTVELSKPIFEFITFPIWLPPTQKRGSDNPFLAMFLAVDVVFIFKIVLSALAILFAYNTISGEREDGTLKLVLSNAVPRDVVVLGKYLGGMLSLFPIILVSLLVVLLISFASPVTAFDGNDIAHIILIFGVSLLYVSTWYLLGFVLSVWTKEAATTLILSMFIWVILTSVHSNVVTFAVEKFPPHPSKSEQSVLQPAFDVWDQFRKERDAYVKQRGYDDLKESITWEPETSSTGTRSGSMSGGYFLTESYSVNSVSKADTSIFQEILGYQEQLRVTYANKAEEILKEPAEIRERNVRFADALSRISFADVYNFAVGAIAGTDRQRYNDFIADSRAYKREIVEYLKDKKAFSSRAWFSTDKGAAELTDLPVFKHRRLSLSESFSQASMDVLILLAWNIVLFMTAYVSFLRYDMS, from the coding sequence ATGCATACACTTTGGCTAATTATCCAACGAGAATTCGTCTCAAATGTGTTGACATCCCGATTTATGATTGGGTTTATCGTGTGTCTGCTTTCAACTGCCGTTGCTGTTTTCGTCCAAGTGGACGATTACGAAAAACGTTTGGCGGGATATAACACCGCGATACGGGAGGCACAAGAGGAAACTCGGACATGGGAGCTCTATGTTGACATCAAGCCGAAAGCGCACCGAAAACCAAACCTGCTCGGAATATTTAACGTAGGGACAGAGAACTTCGGGGCAAATACGGTCACCGTTGAACTCTCAAAACCCATCTTTGAATTCATTACTTTCCCTATCTGGTTGCCCCCGACGCAAAAGCGGGGTTCAGACAACCCCTTCCTTGCCATGTTCCTGGCTGTTGATGTGGTTTTCATCTTCAAAATCGTTCTCAGTGCTTTGGCGATTCTGTTCGCTTACAACACAATTTCGGGTGAGAGAGAGGATGGCACGTTGAAACTTGTGTTATCCAATGCGGTACCGAGAGATGTAGTCGTGCTGGGGAAATACCTTGGTGGAATGTTATCGCTGTTTCCTATCATCTTGGTGAGTTTACTCGTGGTCCTGTTAATATCTTTCGCTTCACCAGTTACCGCTTTTGATGGAAACGACATCGCACATATCATCTTAATATTTGGTGTTTCGTTGTTGTACGTGTCAACGTGGTATCTTTTAGGGTTTGTCCTATCCGTTTGGACGAAGGAAGCGGCGACAACGTTAATTCTTTCGATGTTTATTTGGGTGATTCTGACGAGCGTTCATTCAAATGTAGTGACGTTTGCAGTGGAGAAGTTCCCGCCACATCCATCTAAATCCGAACAGTCGGTCCTTCAGCCCGCCTTTGATGTCTGGGATCAGTTCAGAAAGGAACGGGATGCCTACGTTAAACAGCGGGGCTATGATGATTTGAAAGAGTCAATTACTTGGGAACCTGAGACATCTTCAACGGGAACGAGGTCTGGTTCTATGTCTGGGGGCTATTTCTTGACAGAGAGTTATAGCGTCAACAGTGTTAGTAAAGCGGATACCTCTATCTTCCAGGAGATTTTAGGCTATCAGGAACAACTTCGGGTTACATACGCGAACAAAGCGGAGGAAATTCTCAAAGAACCTGCGGAAATTCGAGAGCGAAATGTGAGATTCGCAGACGCGCTCTCGCGTATTTCCTTCGCGGATGTTTATAATTTCGCTGTTGGTGCGATAGCGGGGACCGATCGGCAGCGTTATAACGATTTTATTGCCGACTCCAGAGCCTATAAACGCGAGATTGTTGAGTATTTGAAGGATAAGAAGGCGTTTTCGTCGCGAGCATGGTTTTCCACGGATAAGGGTGCTGCGGAATTGACAGATTTACCGGTTTTCAAGCATCGGCGGCTTTCCCTTTCTGAAAGTTTTTCACAGGCATCAATGGATGTTTTGATATTGTTGGCGTGGAATATTGTTCTGTTCATGACGGCTTATGTATCCTTCCTACGGTATGATATGAGTTGA
- a CDS encoding NEW3 domain-containing protein: protein MDGWKILGRTDGWMEEWVTPIFQPSNLSIPMLVFIFIGTIGILLPTETPIAFAEETQPVSDENRAKTKEEQSRQIQIETKRLEMELKEQLMKKKLVELENLKAMMMEANNIVTVSQVNKAEEDYETAVSEYEQAKLTLQDTELNSLKDEWHITVESTNLYESDDGRELFSITLRNSSSPVTLVESSKVLGREIIISAQIDDIFVSIKEQEGYGTSGAIIAEPYEQRIETLKEGEAVTLEFELIKEDVRDVVVELIYSGETDNKNIHLKQEDPYISVVSARRYKKGDRRHLEVVLTYGAIKGERKETDTTDPTDYSNGATAQEINNVYVSIRDETDAIIGFPYEYRIPSLKDGQATTLDFELRRNIDSVTVHILYLDKPYPKKIHLEEDTRHISILSAKKFRVDNQMMVTLQLKNTSTTEAMPSNATPEEIAAANEIRGIYVSLLDVTDDTNIVKPYETKIPVLGYNETVELTFQLQKDVESLKVELKYPELPEPDTRLIYLQKESALDVVNVSSLRFSQEGNLGSSVTYDLTLDRLAETENTFQLRVINLLNRLSFEFQDPETQSRQSQVKFTQEQSKRSLSLIVYLPEELDASYLDSTLEFYVAVLDEAEANELGGVNNRLDLPADRIAGIQGGVERFELIPKGVPEIEVFVPNAFQTIKIGEEVNMTATLKNIGTRDLVDIRMIVDVNTDWKYTVIPEVVSSLGRNAETEIQLTLSPPADIGVGEYQAKLNAEVTVDNRKFEARDRSITVQVESQTQMSVTTLLFGALILLMIAIVVVTIRISRR, encoded by the coding sequence ATGGATGGATGGAAGATACTTGGACGGACAGATGGATGGATGGAAGAATGGGTGACACCAATCTTCCAACCTTCCAATCTTTCAATTCCAATGCTCGTGTTTATTTTTATCGGCACGATAGGGATATTGCTGCCTACAGAAACACCGATAGCGTTTGCAGAAGAGACCCAACCGGTTTCCGATGAGAACAGAGCAAAAACCAAAGAGGAACAGAGCCGCCAAATCCAGATAGAGACGAAACGCTTGGAAATGGAACTCAAGGAACAACTGATGAAAAAGAAGTTGGTTGAACTTGAAAATCTTAAAGCGATGATGATGGAGGCAAATAATATCGTCACTGTCTCTCAAGTGAATAAAGCGGAGGAAGATTACGAAACCGCCGTCTCCGAATACGAACAAGCAAAACTGACGCTGCAAGACACCGAACTTAACTCGCTCAAGGACGAGTGGCACATCACTGTCGAAAGCACAAACTTATATGAATCCGACGACGGAAGAGAACTGTTCTCAATCACGTTGCGGAATAGCTCATCCCCCGTCACACTCGTTGAGAGCTCCAAAGTGTTGGGACGCGAAATTATTATTAGTGCACAGATTGACGACATCTTTGTGTCGATTAAAGAGCAGGAAGGTTACGGCACAAGTGGGGCAATTATCGCTGAACCTTACGAACAACGCATCGAAACGCTCAAAGAGGGTGAAGCCGTTACGTTAGAGTTTGAACTCATAAAAGAGGATGTACGAGATGTCGTTGTCGAGTTGATATACTCGGGTGAGACTGACAATAAGAATATCCACTTAAAACAGGAAGACCCCTACATCTCCGTCGTGTCAGCGAGACGCTACAAGAAGGGCGACCGACGGCACTTGGAGGTTGTACTTACCTACGGTGCCATAAAGGGAGAGAGAAAAGAAACAGACACCACTGACCCCACAGATTACTCGAATGGCGCGACAGCGCAAGAGATTAACAACGTCTATGTCTCCATCAGAGACGAAACTGACGCGATTATCGGTTTCCCCTACGAATACCGGATCCCATCGCTGAAAGATGGACAGGCGACAACTCTTGATTTTGAACTCCGACGGAATATTGATAGCGTTACGGTTCATATTCTATACCTTGACAAGCCGTACCCGAAAAAAATCCATCTTGAGGAAGATACACGCCACATTTCTATCCTGAGTGCGAAGAAGTTTCGCGTGGACAACCAAATGATGGTGACGCTTCAACTCAAGAACACCTCCACAACCGAGGCGATGCCGAGCAACGCAACCCCTGAAGAGATTGCAGCGGCAAACGAGATCCGAGGAATTTACGTCTCCTTGCTCGATGTCACCGATGACACAAACATCGTCAAACCTTATGAAACGAAGATACCCGTCCTCGGCTACAACGAAACCGTGGAACTGACGTTTCAACTTCAGAAAGATGTCGAAAGCTTGAAGGTGGAGTTGAAGTATCCCGAACTCCCCGAACCCGACACACGCCTCATCTATCTACAAAAAGAATCTGCCTTGGATGTGGTAAACGTCAGTTCATTACGATTTTCGCAGGAGGGGAACCTCGGCAGCAGCGTCACTTATGACTTGACATTGGATCGGTTGGCTGAAACAGAAAACACTTTCCAACTCCGCGTCATTAACCTGCTGAACCGCCTCTCCTTTGAATTCCAAGACCCAGAAACGCAGTCGCGTCAGTCACAGGTGAAGTTCACGCAGGAACAGTCGAAACGGAGTTTGTCCCTAATCGTCTATCTGCCAGAAGAACTGGATGCCTCCTATCTTGACAGTACACTTGAGTTCTATGTTGCTGTTTTGGACGAGGCAGAGGCAAACGAACTCGGTGGGGTCAACAATCGCTTGGATTTACCCGCCGATAGGATCGCGGGGATACAAGGCGGGGTTGAACGGTTTGAACTGATTCCAAAAGGTGTTCCAGAGATTGAGGTATTCGTGCCGAATGCGTTCCAGACAATTAAAATAGGCGAAGAGGTCAACATGACAGCGACGTTAAAGAATATCGGTACCCGCGACCTCGTCGATATCCGTATGATCGTTGATGTCAACACGGACTGGAAATACACGGTTATCCCCGAAGTTGTCAGTTCACTCGGACGGAATGCGGAGACGGAGATACAACTGACCTTAAGTCCACCTGCGGATATCGGGGTTGGCGAATATCAAGCGAAGTTAAACGCCGAAGTCACGGTCGATAACCGGAAGTTTGAGGCACGCGACCGTTCAATTACAGTACAGGTTGAATCACAGACGCAAATGTCGGTAACGACGCTCCTTTTCGGTGCGTTGATTCTCCTTATGATTGCGATTGTGGTTGTCACAATCCGCATCAGCCGCCGTTAA
- a CDS encoding ABC transporter permease subunit: MILHIATKEIHHNLTTLRFALMIILLPLLFLANALIYSLGGYGYTTQINTYNRQVEQKRKHIKNHADTSLAELALRGPGEIPKFPSPMTFCADGTDELVPRFVKMTGEGSSSRSGQNQTEDYGWTPPWTLEYPLQSKVGGAMQRIKIDWVFIGGLMSFFAILFTFDAIAGERARGTLSLIMSNTVSRSQVLLGKYLGAFLTLMVPLVIGILMNLLFILISRNIPFASSEWLRVLGMVGLFALHVSVFIFLGLFFSSRVSNAITSLVWLLLTWVCLAFVFPSLLGTFVGNLNPIPSVDEVSMQKDVQLKQLRDEYRPFGGSESKLRKAAAIENPEATRRWATYLTKEIETKTRFNDGQIDQQFKQVQLARDITQISPITTFQYAMEGLANTGIVSYMNFVKQARRYRQTFIDFIETEDQSDPESLHIYPVKEGLSQKPVNPAAVPVFTEHISYRSVLSQVGLLVLFNLLFFIMAQVSFLMSEVK; encoded by the coding sequence ATGATTCTACACATTGCGACGAAAGAGATACATCACAATCTCACGACCCTCCGATTTGCCTTGATGATTATTCTTTTGCCTCTCCTGTTTTTGGCGAACGCGTTGATATACAGTTTAGGCGGTTACGGCTATACCACGCAGATTAATACCTATAATCGACAGGTGGAACAGAAGAGAAAGCATATTAAAAATCACGCGGATACGAGTTTGGCGGAGTTAGCACTCAGGGGCCCTGGAGAGATTCCGAAGTTTCCGAGCCCAATGACTTTCTGTGCGGATGGAACTGATGAGCTCGTCCCGCGTTTTGTCAAGATGACCGGCGAAGGATCGTCCAGCCGCAGCGGTCAGAATCAAACTGAGGATTACGGATGGACACCGCCGTGGACACTGGAGTATCCTTTGCAGAGTAAAGTCGGGGGCGCGATGCAGCGGATTAAGATTGACTGGGTCTTCATCGGGGGCCTCATGAGTTTCTTTGCGATTTTATTCACTTTTGATGCGATCGCTGGGGAGAGAGCCCGCGGCACGCTGAGCCTCATAATGTCTAATACTGTCTCGCGCAGCCAAGTGTTATTAGGTAAATACCTCGGAGCGTTTTTGACCCTTATGGTTCCACTTGTAATTGGTATCCTGATGAACCTGTTGTTTATCCTTATTTCCCGGAATATTCCTTTTGCGTCGAGTGAGTGGTTGCGAGTTTTGGGGATGGTCGGGTTGTTTGCATTACACGTCTCTGTTTTCATCTTTCTCGGGTTGTTTTTCTCAAGTCGGGTTTCAAACGCAATCACAAGTTTAGTATGGCTCTTATTGACTTGGGTCTGCTTGGCGTTCGTATTTCCGAGTCTGCTTGGGACTTTTGTTGGCAATCTAAATCCGATTCCCTCCGTTGACGAAGTGTCAATGCAGAAAGATGTGCAGTTAAAACAGTTGAGAGATGAATACCGACCTTTTGGTGGGTCAGAATCTAAGTTAAGGAAGGCAGCAGCCATCGAGAATCCCGAAGCAACGCGACGCTGGGCGACCTACCTCACCAAAGAGATAGAGACGAAAACTCGATTTAATGATGGACAAATCGACCAGCAGTTTAAGCAGGTGCAGCTCGCCCGAGATATTACTCAAATCTCACCGATAACGACCTTCCAGTATGCAATGGAAGGACTTGCGAATACCGGCATCGTCAGTTATATGAATTTCGTCAAACAGGCGCGCCGTTATCGACAGACGTTCATAGATTTCATCGAAACCGAAGATCAGAGCGATCCGGAGAGTCTACACATCTATCCTGTAAAAGAGGGGTTGTCGCAGAAGCCGGTGAATCCAGCGGCGGTGCCGGTGTTCACAGAGCATATCTCGTATCGGAGTGTGTTATCTCAGGTCGGTTTGTTGGTGTTGTTTAATCTGCTATTTTTTATTATGGCGCAGGTTTCTTTTTTGATGAGTGAGGTAAAATAG